The nucleotide window CACCCGCCTGGCCTGCGTGGTCGCCGACATGCCGTTTGGCAGCTACCAGGAATCCCGCGAACAAGCCTTTCGCAACTGCGCCCAGGTATTGGCCCGCACCGGCTGCGATGCGCTCAAGCTGGAGGCCAACCAGGCGTTGGCGAGCACCGTCGAATTCCTGGTCGCACGGGGTATCCCGATCATGGCGCACATCGGCTTGATGCCGCAGTTCGTCAATGCCATGGGCGGCTACAAGGCTCAGGGGCTGACCCCTGGCAGCGCTGCAGCCCTGCGCGCCGATGCGCAGGCGAACCTGCATGCGGGTGCTTTCAGCCTGCTGCTCGAAGGCGTGGCGGAGCCCGTGGCCCACGCCATCACCCAGGCCAGCGATAAACCGACCATTGGCATTGGCGCCTCACCCGCCTGCGATGGCCAGGTGCTGGTCACCGAAGACCTGCTGGGGCTGGGGGGCGACCACGTGCCACGCTTCGTCAAGCAGTATGCCG belongs to Pseudomonas putida NBRC 14164 and includes:
- the panB gene encoding 3-methyl-2-oxobutanoate hydroxymethyltransferase, with product MSTHPRTSRLTVPQLVAMKGRQKIVSLTAYSSSIARVIDPLVDFILVGDSTAMVGYGRPSTLGMRLDETIAHTRAVVDSTRLACVVADMPFGSYQESREQAFRNCAQVLARTGCDALKLEANQALASTVEFLVARGIPIMAHIGLMPQFVNAMGGYKAQGLTPGSAAALRADAQANLHAGAFSLLLEGVAEPVAHAITQASDKPTIGIGASPACDGQVLVTEDLLGLGGDHVPRFVKQYADVGQVIREACTRYADEVRDGAFPALHHCYGV